A genomic window from Gossypium hirsutum isolate 1008001.06 chromosome D10, Gossypium_hirsutum_v2.1, whole genome shotgun sequence includes:
- the LOC107915642 gene encoding uncharacterized protein — protein sequence MEMETAGRARKLDIQELEEIRNDVYENARVYKEKTTAFHNKMITRKQFSIGQKVLLYDSTLKIFASKLRSKWIGPFTVTNLFSNGAVEIQSEETQKCFKVNGQRLKPFYENFQTHTVEEIVLEEPRI from the coding sequence ATGGAGATGGAGACTGCAGGAAGGGCTCGAAAGTTGGACATTCAGGAACTCGAGGAAATTAGAAACGATGTATATGAAAATGCTCGAGTTTATAAAGAAAAGACGACGGCGTTCCACAATAAGATGATCACTAGGAAACAGTTTTCAATAGGACAAAAAGTTCTCCTATATGACTCTACCTTAAAAATTTTCGCTAGTAAGCTTCGATCCAAATGGATAGGTCCATTTACTGTTACTAATTTATTCTCAAATGGTGCAGTGGAAATTCAAAGCGAAGAAACCCAGAAGTGCTTTAAGGTGAATGGTCAACGACTGAAACCCTTCTATGAGAATTTTCAAACGCACACAGTTGAGGAGATTGTTCTCGAGGAGCCCAGAATTTGA
- the LOC107915643 gene encoding uncharacterized protein: MERFAVDAAKYQQRIDASIQELTNQVSKLSMAVNRLDSQDNEQEKQISDPKARPESEIQKPVVMPPFPGRLMKDKKENEEKEILKTFRKVEVNIPLLDAIKQIPRYAKFLKKLCTSNRRLKGNERVNVGENVSAVLQKKVPPKYKDQGVVIQLVDRSVIYPEGLLEDVLVKVNELVFLTDFYIINIEDDNSTNSFDIFLGRPFLSTASAKIDVRSGTLTMEFDGEIVKFNVYEAMGHPNSLLNISSIDSIDCLTQSYLEYHDFDELETVIYRNIDMGILSRLEELSIIGDLLREIVKQLKMQQSLPNRGNQFELLPSQTKMLPSVLQSQTLEHKALSDHLKISIEDNTKLKRDAQRRLNPPMMEVVKKKIQKLLDAGMIYPIYNSDWRCMVSIFSDYVEKIIEAFMDDFTVYDFSKIEQPLSSLLQKDEGFEFNQTCKDGFDLLKQKLVSAPIVQPPNWNSPFKIMCNASDRSVGAVLGQRTGKDPHVIYYASKTLDAAQSNYTTTEKELLAVVFALEKFRSYLLGTKVIIFSDHATLKYLIGKKEAKPRLIRWILLLKEFDFKIRDKKGYENLVADHLSRLPIPVDDTPLKDNFPDENLFSANAVHLWYAHIVNYLVTGTVPSELPRSKKDKIKKDARYGTPRALISDRGTHFCNKLVSALMEKYGVTQQIATTYHPQTNRQAKVHLGEDC, translated from the exons ATGGAGAGATTTGCCGTCGATGCTGCAAAATACCAACAAAGAATAGACGCATCAATACAAGAGTTAActaatcaagttagtaaactcTCGATGGCGGTTAATCGTTTGGATTCTCAAG ACAATGAACAGGAAAAGCAGATCTCTGATCCGAAAGCCAGACCGGAATCAGAAATTCAGAAACCAGTTGTGATGCCACCTTTTCCAGGGAGGCTCATGAAGGATAAGAAAGAGAATGAGGAAAAAGAAATCCTCAAAACATTCAGGAAGGTAGAGGTAAATATCCCTTTGCTCGACGCTATCAAACAAATCCCTCGTTATGCAAAATTCCTCAAGAAACTGTGTACTAGCAACAGGAGGTTAAAAGGTAACGAAAGAGTAAATGTAGGAGAAAATGTCTCCGCAGTACTGCAAAAGAAAGTTCCGCCCAAATAcaaggaccaag GAGTAGTAATCCAGTTAGTGGACAGGTCAGTCATCTATCCCGAAGGGTTGCTTGAAGACGTCCTGGTTAAAGTTAACGAATTAGTTTTCCTTACAGATTTCTACATTATTAATATAGAGGACGATAACTCAACTAATTCGTTTGACATTTTTCTTGGAAGGCCATTTCTAAGTACCGCAAGCGCAAAAATTGACGTTCGGAGCGGAACACTGACTATGGAGTTTGATGGCGAAATCGTGAAATTCAATGTATATGAAGCTATGGGTCATCCTAACTCACTATTAAATATTTCTAGTATCGATAGTATAGATTGTTTAACTCAATCTTATCTCGAATATCATGACTTTGATGAGTTAGAAACTGTCATTTACAGAAACATTGACATGGGTATTTTAAGTCGTCTCGAGGAATTATCAATTATAGGAGATCTGTTGCGAGAAATTGTCAAACAGTTAAAGATGCAACAATCATTGCCGAATCGAGGTAACCAATTTGAACTATTACCTTCCCAAACTAAAATGTTGCCTTCGGTTTTGCAGTCGCAAACCTTGGAGCATAAAGCATTATCGGACCACCTCAA AATTTCCATCGAAGATAACACGAAACTAAAGAGAGATGCTCAAAGACGCCTTAATCCACCCATGATGGAGGTAGTAAAGAAGAAGATCCAGAAACTGTTGGATGCTGGAATGATATACCCGATCTACAACAGTGATTGG AGATGTATGGTGAGCATATTCTCTGATTATGTCGAGAAAATCATTGAAGCCTTCATGGATGACTTCACGGTGTACG ACTTCTCGAAGATCGAGCAACCGCTTAGCAGTCTATTACAAAAGGATGAAGGATTTGAATTTAACCAAACTTGTAAAGATGGATTTGACTTGCTAAAGCAGAAATTGGTTTCCGCTCCCATAGTGCAACCACCAAATTGGAACTCCCCATTCAAAATCATGTGTAATGCAAGCGATCGAAGTGTGGGAGCTGTTCTTGGCCAAAGAACAGGGAAAGACCCTCATGTTATCTACTATGCTTCGAAGACACTAGATGCTGCCCAAAGCAATTACACAACCACTGAGAAAGAATTATTAGCTGTTGTGTTTGCTTTAGAAAAATTTAGATCTTACCTGTTGGGAACTAAAGTGATTATCTTTTCTGATCATGCaactttgaaatatttaataggGAAGAAGGAGGCAAAACCTCGACTGATTAGGTGGATTCTGCTCCTAAAAGAGTTCGATTTTAAAATTCGGGATAAAAAAGGATACGAAAACTTAGTAGCTGACCATCTAAGTCGATTACCGATTCCAGTAGACGACACACCATTAAAAGACAACTTCCCTGATGAAAACCTATTTTCAGCAAATGCGGTTCATCTTTGGTACGCACACATAGTAAATTATCTCGTTACAGGTACTGTTCCTTCGGAATTACCAAGGTCCAAGAAAGATAAGATTAAAAAGGATGCACG GTATGGTACCCCACGAGCATTAATCAGTGACAGAGGAACTCATTTCTGCAATAAGCTCGTAAGTGCACTTATGGAGAAATATGGAGTGACTCAACAAATTGCCACTACTTACCATCCACAAACAAACAGGCAAGCTAAAGTCCATCTTGGAGAAGACTGTTAA